In the Solanum pennellii chromosome 5, SPENNV200 genome, one interval contains:
- the LOC107020764 gene encoding 2-hydroxyisoflavanone dehydratase-like, producing MADSDNNNNDIVTDFFPYYRLYKDGRVERFYELAGVHQVPPSLEDPATGVSSKDVSISAHVSARLYLPKNTSPNQKLPVLVYYHGGGLVLGSAFFKTEHCYLNHLVSESNCIAISVDYRLAPEHDIPTIFQDCWDALQWVASHSVSDTINKEPWIENHSNFNRLFVGGDSAGGNIVYNMIMRAGREKLIGDVKILGAILGFPYLMIPSIENYDKGIAYKLWNIICPLSERGNDSPMVNPVSKKCPSLSKLGCSRLFVCTGEKDELVPGEVAIKFAEAVKKSGWEGEIESILVEGEGHCFQCENPQAEKSKDLIKRIVSFIQRD from the coding sequence ATGGCAGATtccgacaacaacaacaacgataTTGTCACTGATTTCTTCCCATACTATCGACTCTATAAAGACGGTCGAGTAGAACGTTTCTACGAACTTGCTGGTGTACACCAAGTTCCACCGTCGCTGGAAGATCCAGCGACTGGTGTATCATCAAAAGACGTGAGCATCTCCGCTCACGTCTCTGCTAGACTCTACCTCCCAAAAAACACCTCACCCAATCAAAAACTCCCCGTCCTAGTGTATTACCACGGCGGAGGACTTGTATTAGGATCCGCATTTTTCAAAACAGAGCATTGTTATCTCAACCATCTGGTTTCCGAATCGAATTGCATCGCGATTTCTGTAGATTACCGTCTTGCCCCTGAGCATGACATCCCAACAATCTTCCAGGATTGTTGGGATGCACTTCAGTGGGTTGCGTCACATTCTGTTTCTGATACAATTAACAAAGAACCATGGATAGAAAATCACAGTAATTTTAACCGCCTGTTTGTAGGGGGTGACAGTGCTGGAGGCAATATAGTTTATAATATGATCATGAGAGCGGGGAGAGAAAAATTGATCGGAGATGTGAAAATTTTAGGTGCAATACTTGGATTTCCTTATTTGATGATACCATCGATTGAAAACTATGACAAAGGAATAGCTTACAAGCTTTGGAATATAATTTGCCCGCTCTCTGAGCGGGGAAATGATAGTCCAATGGTTAATCCAGTCTCGAAAAAGTGCCCTAGCTTATCTAAGCTAGGATGCTCGAGACTTTTTGTGTGTACAGGAGAGAAAGACGAACTTGTCCCTGGGGAAGTTGCGATAAAATTCGCTGAAGCTGTGAAGAAAAGCGGATGGGAAGGCGAAATTGAATCGATTTTAGTTGAAGGTGAAGGTCATTGCTTTCAGTGTGAAAATCCTCAAgctgaaaaatcaaaagatttgATCAAACGTATAGTTTCTTTCATCCAACGTGATTAA
- the LOC107018629 gene encoding 2-hydroxyisoflavanone dehydratase-like has protein sequence MASSNDNNNDVETDFFPYYRLYKDGQVERFYELGGVHQVPPSLEDPETGVSSKDVSISAHVSARLYLPKNTAPDQKLPVLVYYHGGGFVIGSAFFKTEHCYLNHLVSESNCIAISVDYRLAPEHDIHTIYQDCWDAIQWVASHFVSDTINKDPWIENHSNFNRLFVGGDSAGGNIVYNMIMRAGREKLIGDVKILGAILGFPCLMIPSIENYDKGMAYKLWNMICPLSERGNDSPMVNPVSKKCPSLSKLGCSRLFVCTGEKDELVPGEVAIKFAEAVKKSGWEGEIESILVEGEVHAFQCENPQAPNSKYLIKRIASFIQRK, from the coding sequence ATGGCCTCTTCcaacgacaacaacaatgaTGTTGAAACCGATTTCTTCCCATACTATCGACTCTATAAAGACGGTCAAGTAGAACGTTTCTACGAACTTGGTGGTGTACACCAAGTTCCACCATCTCTGGAAGATCCAGAGACTGGTGTATCATCAAAAGACGTGAGCATCTCTGCTCACGTCTCTGCTAGACTCTACCTCCCAAAAAACACCGCACCCGATCAAAAACTCCCCGTCCTAGTGTATTACCACGGCGGGGGATTTGTAATAGGATCTGCATTTTTCAAAACAGAGCATTGTTACCTCAATCATCTGGTTTCCGAATCAAATTGCATCGCGATTTCTGTAGATTACCGTCTTGCCCCTGAGCATGACATCCACACAATCTACCAGGATTGTTGGGATGCTATTCAGTGGGTCGCGTCACACTTTGTTTCTGATACAATTAACAAAGATCCATGGATAGAAAATCACAGTAATTTTAACCGCCTGTTTGTAGGGGGTGACAGTGCTGGAGGCAATATAGTTTATAATATGATCATGAGAGCGGGGAGAGAAAAATTGATCGGAGATGTGAAAATTTTAGGTGCAATACTTGGATTTCCTTGTTTGATGATACCATCGATTGAAAACTATGACAAAGGAATGGCTTACAAGCTTTGGAATATGATTTGCCCGCTCTCTGAGCGGGGAAATGATAGTCCAATGGTTAATCCAGTATCGAAAAAGTGCCCTAGCTTATCTAAGCTAGGATGCTCGAGACTTTTTGTGTGTACGGGAGAGAAAGACGAACTTGTCCCTGGAGAAGTTGCGATAAAATTCGCTGAAGCTGTGAAGAAAAGCGGATGGGAAGGCGAAATTGAATCGATTTTAGTTGAAGGTGAAGTTCATGCCTTTCAGTGTGAGAATCCTCAAGCTCCTAACTCTAAATATTTGATCAAACGTATCGCTTCTTTTATCCAACGCAAGTGA